ATGGTGTGGGTGATGAGCATGGGGTGGGGTCAGGTGCAATGGGTTGCTAGGGGTGTGTAGTGGGCCGGTGCGTCGATCCACCTCCGTTCGCCCTGAGCTTGTCGAAGGGCTTTTACCAGAGTGCGCCTTGGCTTCGACAGGCTCAGCCCGAACGGTTGGAGGTGTGCCCCGGCTTTGACGGGCTCAGCCTGAACGTGCGGGAGTGGAGCATGGGTTCAGGGCTTACCAGGCGTGCAGTGCGTTGTCGGGGAAGCGGCCTTGCTTGACGGCTTGCACATAAGCCTCCATGGCCCCGCGCACGCTGCCCGCGTCCTGCATGAAGTTGTGGACGAACTTGGGCATCTTGCCCAGGTTCATGCCCAGCATGTCGTGCAACACCAGCACCTGGCCTGCGGTGCCGTTACCCGCGCCAATGCCGATGGTGTGGCAGTGGGGCAGCTCGGCCGTCAGCTCGGCGGCCAGGGTGGTGGGCACCATCTCCAGCACCAGCATGGTGGCACCGGCGTTTTGCAGGTCGTGGGCGTCTTGGCGCAGGGTGCGGGCGGCCTCGTCGGTTTTGCCCTGCACGCGGTAGCCGCCCAGGGCGTGTACGGTTTGCGGCGTCAGGCCCAGGTGGGCGCACACGGGCACGCCGCGCTGCACCAGAAATTCGACCGTCGGTGCTGTCCAGCCGCCGCCTTCGAGCTTGACCATGTGCGCGCCCGCCTGCATCAGCGTGCAGGCGCTGCGCAGTGCTTGTTCGCGGCTTTCGGCATAGGTGCCGTAGGGCAGGTCGGCCACCAACCAGGCCGTGCCCTGCACGCGCTGCAGGCCGCGCGCCACGCTGGCGGTGTGGTAGGCCATGGTGTCCAGCAGCACGCCCACGGTGCTGGGCAGGCCCTGGCACACCATGCCCAGCGAGTCGCCCACCAGGATGCAGTCCACGCCCGCCGCATCGGCCACGGCGGCAAAGGTGGCGTCGTAGGCGGTGAGCATGGTGATTTTTTCTCCGGCCTCGCGCATTTGGGCCAGGCGCGGCAGGCTCACGGGGCGGCGCTGGGGCAGGGGTGATGCAGGGGGCAGGGTGCCGTAAGGGGTGGTGCTGGGTTGGCTCATACAAGCTCGCCCTCGTGGGGGCGTCGTCTCCAAAAAAATTGCCGCGAGTCTATGCCACCTGCAGCCCATGTGGATACACCTACCTCTGGGGGCGTGATGAGCACCCGTGCCGTGGCCCGCGATCCATCGCGTCCTGATCCGTCGGCCGTTTTATTTGGCGAGCAGTAGGGCCTGCTGTAGCTGGCTGTGTAGCAGCTGATGCAGGGGCTCGGGCCTGTGCAGGTGAAAGCCCTGTGCGTAGTGGATGCCGATGTCTGTCACGCGCTCTAATACGGAGCCGCTGTGCACGTATTCGGCCACAGTCTCTAGCTGCAGCACGCCCGCCAGGTCAACGAAGCAGCGCACGGCTACATCGCTGAGGGGGTCATCCAATAGGCCTCGGATGAAGTGGCCGTCAATTTTGAGCAAGTCAACTCTGAGGCTCTTGAGGTAGCTGAAGGACGACGCCCCTGCACCGAAGTCGTCTAGCGCGATGCGCACGCCCAACGCACGCACTTGGTCGATGAATGCGCAGGCGTCGGCGAGTTTGGTGATGGCGGCGGTTTCGGTGATTTCTAGGCACAGTCGCTGGCAGATGTCAGCCCCTGCGATCGTCAGCTTTTCGACGGCTTGCCTGTGGAAGGCCCGGTCGCCAATGGATTGCCCCGAGAGGTTCACGCTGATAGTGCCGATGTGCTCCAGGCTGGGCAGGGCGCCAAGCGCTTGGATGGTTTGGTCAAGCACCCAGCGGTCCAGGCGCGAGGCGAGGTGAAATCGCTCTGCAGCGGGTATGAACAAGGCTGGGGAGACCAGCGTGCCGTCGGTGTCAACCAGCCGAAGCAGAATTTCTGCGTGCAGGGTTTCCCCGTGGCCACTGGCGGCGGTGATGCGGGCCTTGCCTTGGGTATTGATGGGCGTGATGCACTGTGCGTACAGAACGAACTCGTTGTCGTCCATCGCCTGTGCGAGGCGGTTGGCCCATTGCGCGTTGCCTTGGCGTGCCTGCGAGCCCTGGTCGTTGTCCACCCACTGGTGGACTCGGTTGCGCCCCCCTTCTTTGGCTGCGTAGCAAGCTGCATCTGCCGCTTGGAGCGCCGCAGTGGGAGTGGCCCATTGTCCGACCAGCGGCACCAAGCCGATACTGGCCCCCACCCGAAAACGGCGCTCATCATGCAGGAAGCGGTAGTCCTCCATGCGGTCGCAAATTTTTTGGGCCAGGCGTGCAGCATGCTCTGCGGGGCAGCGTTCCAGCAGAATCGCAAATTCGTCCCCCCCTAAGCGCGCCACCGTATCCCGTGCGCGTACGCTGTCTGACAGCAAGCGGCTAACTTGCTGAAGCAGCATATCGCCCGCAGCATGGCCGCAGGTGTCATTGACAATTTTGAACTGATCCAAGTCCAGAAACATCAGCGCGTGCGGCACTTCCTGCGATTGGCGTTGCCCCATCAGCGTGGTGAGTCGTGTTTCGAACTCTGCGCGGTTGCACAGGCCGGTCAGCGCATCATGCGTCGCCCGGTAGGTCATCTCTCCGCTCAGGCGCCGTTGCTCAGTGACGTCATGGAACACCAGCACGGCACCCAGCACCTGCCCTTGTTCGTTGCGTATGGGGGCGGCAGAGTCTTCGATCGCTAACTCCGTTCCGTTGTGAGAGATCAAGACGGTGCCTGCG
This Acidovorax sp. 106 DNA region includes the following protein-coding sequences:
- the panB gene encoding 3-methyl-2-oxobutanoate hydroxymethyltransferase, whose product is MSQPSTTPYGTLPPASPLPQRRPVSLPRLAQMREAGEKITMLTAYDATFAAVADAAGVDCILVGDSLGMVCQGLPSTVGVLLDTMAYHTASVARGLQRVQGTAWLVADLPYGTYAESREQALRSACTLMQAGAHMVKLEGGGWTAPTVEFLVQRGVPVCAHLGLTPQTVHALGGYRVQGKTDEAARTLRQDAHDLQNAGATMLVLEMVPTTLAAELTAELPHCHTIGIGAGNGTAGQVLVLHDMLGMNLGKMPKFVHNFMQDAGSVRGAMEAYVQAVKQGRFPDNALHAW